GAGTGCCCAGTGCCCAGTGCCCAGTGCCCAGTGCCCAGTGCCCAGTGCCCAGTGCCCAGTGCCCAGTGCCCAGTGCCCAGTGCCCAGTGCCCAGTGCCCAGTGCCCAGTGCCCAGTGCCCAGTGCCCAGTGCCCAGTGCCGGAGGCCGACGCGATCATCCACTTAGGACTTAGGACTTGGGACTCAGGACTACCCCCGTTCAGTCGATCCCCACCGCCTTGCGCACCCGCGCCATCACCGTGCCGCCGATCTCCTTCGCGCGCTCGGCGCCGTCGCGGAGGATGTCGTCGACGTAGTCGGGGCGGGCGACGAGCTCCTCGCGGCGCGCGCGCATGGGGGCGAAATGCTCCCACATCGCCTCGAACAGGCGCTGCTTGAAGGTGCCGTAGCCCACGCCGCCCGCGCGGTGCTCGTCCTCCATCCGCGCCACGTCCTCCTTCGACGCGAACAGCCTGTACAGCGCGACCACGGTGGAGCCCTTCGGGTCCTTCGGCGCCTCGAGCGGGGTGGAGTCGGTGACGATGGACATCACCCGCTTGCGCGTGGTCTTCTCGTCGCCGAACAGGAAGACGGTGTTGCCGTAGCTCTTGCTCATCTTCTGCCCGTCGAGCCCGGGGACGACCGCCACCTCCTCGCTGATCAGCGCGTCGGGGAGCTTGAGCGTGCCCTCGCCGAACGCCTCGTTGATCTTGATGGCGATGTCGCGCGTGGCCTCGAGGTGCTGCTTCTGGTCGCGTCCTACCGGCACCAGGTCGGCGTCGTAGAGCAGGATGTCGGCCGCCTGCAGGATGGGATAGGTGAACAGGCCCACGCCCGCCGGGATCCCCTTCTGCACCTTCTCCTTGTACGCGACCATCCGCTCCATCAGCCCCATCGGCGTGACGGTGCTGAGGATCCACATCAGCTCGCTGTGCAGCGCCACGTCGCTCTGCCGCCAGAACAGCGTGCGCGCGGGATCGATGCCGCACGCCAGCAGGTCGACGGCCGCCTCGCGGATGTACTGGCGCAGTTCGGCGGCGTCGCGGGTGCTGGTGAGCGCGTGCAGGTCGGCCAGGAAGAGGAAGACCTCGCCCTGCTCCTGCAACTCCACCATGGGCCTGATGGCACCGAAGTAGTTGCCCACGTGCAGCGTGCCCGAGGGCTGGATTCCCGTGAGGATGCGCTTCATTCCAATCGCCTGAATCGATTCAGCCTCCCCGGTGTGGGGGAGGCGTGGATGCGTTTCCCAATCTCGCGTGCCGCGCCGCCGCCCGCGTCCCCCTCCCCGCGCTTCGCGCTCCCTCCCCCCAAAACCGACTGGGGGGAGGGTAGATGGTGCGGCCTGCCCCGATCCGCTCACTCTGATACGACGGTGGTGCCGGATGGTCGCGGGGATGCCTGGGCGCAGTCCCGCAGGGACTTTGTGCTGTTGTTGCCGTGAATTCATTTGCCCGGCGACACCGATCGAATCGGCAACTCTGGCCCATCCCGCCGCGCCCGGCCTAAGTTAGCGCGCGCCGGAAAGCCCCGGCAATACGCCGCATCCCGTGCCCCACGACCGCCCGTGAGCGACGCCACGCCCGACCCGCTGGCCGCCTTCCGCGCCGCCCCCGCCCCGCCCGACCCGCGCGCGTCCACGCTCCTCCGCCCCGCCACCGGCCCGCTGGCGGCGGGGGAGACGGTGATTCTCGGCCTCCCCTACGACGGCGGCGTGCCGACGCGGCCCGGCGCGCGCTTTGGTCCCAAGGCCATCCGCGACGCGCTGGCGGCGTTCGGCGCGTACGACGGCGAGCGCGACGTGGTCCCCACGACCGATCTCGGCGACCTGGCGCTGCCGACGATGAACGGCCGCGAGGCGCACGCGCGCATCGAGGGCGCCGCGCGCGAGGTGTTCGCGGCCGGCGCGCGCGCCATCTTTCTCGGCGGCGACCACGGGTGCACGGGGTCGGTCGTCCGCGGGCTGGCGGCGGCGCGGCCGGACGTCAGGCTGGGGGTGATCAACATCGACGCGCACCTCGACGTGCGCGAGTACGCGGACGATGCGTCGCTCTCCAGCGGCACGCCCTTCCGCCGCGCGATCGAGTCGGGGATCGTGGACGGCGCGCGCGTGTCGATGGTCGGCATCCGCCGCTTCGCCAACTCGCGCCATTACCTGGACTGGGCGCGTGAGCAGGGAATCCACCTCATCACCCTCGACGAGTTGGCGGCGAAGGGCGCCGTCCAGTCCGCCAAGGCCGCGCTCTACGCCGCCACCCGCGACGCCGACGCGCTGTATCTGTCGATCGACATGGATGCGGCGGACGCGGCGTTCGCGCCGGGGGTCAGCGCCAGCGGCATCGGGGGATTGACCGCGCGGGAGATGATCGACCTCGTGACCACCATCGCCTCTCATCCCCTATTGATCGGCGCGGACGTGATGGAGCTGTCGCCGCCGTACGACCACGACGCGCGCACGGCGAAGCTCGCCGCGCGCCTGGTTCTGGAACTGCTCGCGGGGAGGGTGTGAGGATGGCGAAGATCACCCGGCGCCCGCCGAAGCGCCTCGTCTACATCCAGGTCTCCGCGGAGCGCATCGTCGCGCGCCGCGTGGCAACCGGCGAGGCGGTGGAGGACGTGCCGCAGGCCGCCATCGACCACACCGGCGTTGTCGCCGCGTTCGGCCGCGCCGCCGAGGACGCGGCGAAGTGGCGCCCGGACCTGCGGCTGGTAAACGGCTTCTCGCACCCGCGCTGCGTGGTGGGCGACATGGACGTGGCCGCGCTGACGCTGATGTGGTTCCTGGACATGCTGGTTAACCCGCGCGGCAAGCGGCGCTGGCGCAGGTCCAGGCCCGACGTCGTGATCCACCCCGTCGGGGTGAGCGACCTGAGCGGCCTGGAGACGTGGGGGCTGCAGCGGATCGCGCAGCTGGCCGGCGCCGGCAGCGTCCGCGTCTGGCTCGGCGAGGAGCCGCCGTACGAGACGCTGATCGGCGGCGTCCCCCAGGGCGGCTCCTGGCTCGCCCTCCCCGCGCGGACCCAGCGCTGACCGTCATCGCCCGCGCGCCATCACTCAGGACTCAGGACTCAGGACTCAGCACTTTCCCGCCCCGCCGACCGCGGGCTATCTTCCGCGCCCGATCTCAACCCGAACGGAAGACCGCCCGACATGCTGCCCGACCACCGCAACGACACGCAGAACCTCGGCTTCGGCACGCGCGCCATCCACGCCGGGCAGCGCCCCGACCCCACCACCGGCGCCATCATGACGCCGGTGTACCAGACCAGCACCTACGTGCAGCCCGAGCTGGGCCGCCACCTGGGCTACGAGTACGCGCGCACGCAGAACCCCACGCGCGAGGCGCTGGAAGGCAACGTCGCCGCGCTCGAGGGCGGAACGTACGGGCTGTCGTTCGCATCCGGCCTCGCGGCGACGGACACGATGATCAAGATGTTCTCGGCCGGCGACCACATCGTCTGCGGCGAGAACGTCTACGGCGGCACCTTCCGCCTCTTCGACCGGGTGATCAGCCGGATGGGGCTCCGCTTCACCTTCGTCGACTCGTCGTCGCTCGACGAGATCCGCGCCGCCATCCGGCCCGAGACGAAGCTCGTGCACGTGGAGACGCCGACCAACCCGATGATGCGCATCACCGACATCGCGGCGGCGGCGGAGATCGCGCACGCGGCGGGGGCGTGGCTCAGCGTCGACAACACCTTCGCCACGCCCTACAACCAGCGGCCGCTGGAGCTGGGCGCCGACATCGTGATGCACTCCGTGACCAAGTACCTGAACGGCCACTCGGACATGGTCGGCGGCATCCTGGTCACCCGGAGCGACGAGATCCACGAGCAGCTGCGCTTCCTGCAGAACGCGGCCGGCGCGATCCCGGGGCCGTGGGACTGCTGGCTGGCGCTGCGCGGCACCAAGACGCTGCACGTGCGCATGGCCGCGCACAATGCCAACGGCCTCCGCATCGCGCAGTGGCTGGAGGCGCACCCGAAGATCGAGCGCGTCTACTACCCCGGCCTCCCCTCGCACCCGCAGCACGAGCTGGCCGCGCGGCAGATGCAGGGCTTCACGGGGATGATCACCGTGGAGACGGGGTCGCTGGAGAACGCCAAGAAGCTGGTGGACGGGGTGCGGATCTTCGCGCTGGCCGAGTCGCTGGGCGGGGTGGAGAGCCTGATCGGCCACCCGGCGATGATGACGCACGCCTCCGTCCCCGTCGACCGCCGCCAGGCCATGGGCCTCAGCGACGGCATCGTCCGCCTCTCCTGCGGCATCGAGGACGCGGAGGATTTGATCGCGGATCTGGAGCAGGCGCTTCGTGGGTGAACTAGAGCGATCCGGACTGAGGCGCAGAAATGGACGACAAAGAACTCTATCTGCAGACTCAATCGCGGTTTTTTGATCGCTTCTGGGATCTGCGTGCCAAGATGATGCTGGAGCATCTCTCGATTGAGGAATTTTCGAGAGCTGATTTGGATTGGAATGGTACGAGGTGGTTAAATATCGTGCCTTTCGCTGACGACTTCTTGATCGGAGTGCGAAACGAGGTCGAGCTATTTGGCGCGAACGTCGTCAGGCTATGTGCATGGGAGGAAGTTCTAAACGAATCCCCAAGAGACCATTGGCCCTTCCTCCTTGAATATGCTGTCCTGCCGATTTACCACACTACCCTGTTATCGCCGTATATGATCAGCGAACGGATCAAGTTTTGTACGCTGCTGCTATTTGAAAAAGCTGACGAACTGCTCATACCAGGTCACGTGATACCCGATGAGCGAAAGATCAATAACGATAAGGCCTGGCAGAACCGCCTTACCGCTAAGCCGATGGGGATCGATATCGCAGATTTGGACGAAGCGATCAAAATTCTAAAACGCTCCACCGTAACTCATCTTCGGAATCGCATCACTCATCGAATCCCACCAAACCTGCAGTATGGGTTTTTGACAACGGTCCAGATCAAGCGCTCCGGGACCAAGCAGGCGATCCTCTTTCAAGGAGAACCCCCTGCTCTTCTGTCCGACTTCATCCCACGTTTGATGAACGAACATGCACACGCGGTGAAGGCTGCCCGAGCATTCTGCCCGATTGTTATCGCGCTGATTGAGAACCTGCATGCGCATTCAGCCTCGGCAGCCGTAAAGTGAAAATTCTGATCGTGGGTAACGGGGGGCGCGAGCACGCGCTCCTGTGGAAGCTGCGGCGCGACGCGCCCGACGCGGAGCTCTTCGTCACGCGCGCGAACGGCGGGATGGCGGGCGCCACCTCGCTGCCGCTGGCGCCGGGCGAGATCCAGGCGCTGGCCGCGTGGGTGGAGACGAACGGCGTCGACCTGACCGTCGTCGGCCCCGAGGCGCCGCTGGCGGAGGGCATTGTCGACCACTTCCAGGCGCACGGGCTCTGCGCGTTCGGCCCGTGCAAGGACGCCGCGGAGATCGAGAGCAGCAAGGCGTTCGCGAAGGGGCTGATGCAGCGCCACGGCATCCCGACGGCGGCGTTCGCGTGCTTCGACGACCTGGCGGCCGCGGAGGCGTACGTGCGCGCGGCCGCCACGAAGCTCGTCGTGAAGGCGTCCGGCCTGGCCGCCGGCAAGGGCGTGGTCGTCGCGGAAGACCAGAACCAGGCGATCGAGGCCGTGCGCGAGATGCTGGCCGGCAGCGCGTTCGGCACCGCCGGCCGGCAGGTGGTGATCGAGGAGCGGATGAGCGGCGAGGAGCTCTCCGTCTTCGCGCTGACGGACGGCACGCACGTCGTGCCCATGGTCGCCGCGCAGGACCACAAGCGCATCGGCGAGGGCGAGACGGGGCCGAACACCGGCGGGATGGGCGCCTACGCCCCCGTCTCCATCGCCACGCCCGAGCTGATGGCGCGCGTGCAGACGGAGATCCTGGAGCCCACCGTCGCCGCGATGACTGAGGAGGGGCGCCCCTTCCGCGGGCTCCTCTACGCCGGGCTGATGCTGACGGAGACGGGCCCGCGCGTGGTGGAGTTCAACTGCCGCTTCGGCGACCCCGAGACGCAGGCCGTCCTCCCCCTCCTCCGCTCCTCGCTCCTCGAGCCGATGATGGAGATCGCGCGCGGCGGATCGATCGAGGGGCTGGTGCTCGACTGGAGCGACGGCGCCGCGGCCACCACCGTCCTCGCCAGCGAAGGCTATCCCGGCGACTACGCCACCGGCGCGGAGATCGACATCCCCGCCGACCTGGAATCATCCCCCGACGTCCTCGTCTTCCACGCGGGGACGAGGCGCGCGGACGGACGCCTGGTCACCTCCGGCGGACGCGTCCTCGCCCTCACCGGCCTCGCCCCGACCGTCGCCGAGGCGGCCGCGAAGAGCCGCGCGGCCGCGGAGCGCATCCGCTTCGACGGCCGCTACTTCCGCCGCGACATCGGCTGGCGCGAGATCGAGCGCGCGGAGGCTGCCCGTGCCTGAGCTCCCCGAGGTCGAGACCATCGTCCGCGGGCTGGCGGACGCCCTCCCGGGCGCCACCATCCGCTCCGTGGAGGTGCTGAAGCCGGACCTGATCGAGGGCGAGTCCGCCGCCTCGTTCGCGGACGCGCTCGCGGGGCGCCGCATCGAGTCCATCACCCGCCGCGCCAAGAACATCGTGATGGACACCGCCGGCGAGTATCTGCTGGTGAACCTGGGGATGACCGGCCGGCTCTTCCTCGCCCGCCCCGGCGATCCCCCGTCCACACACCCCGGCGTCCGCTTCCGCCTGAAGGACGGGCGCGAGCTGACGTACCACGACGTGCGGCGCTTCGGCCGGCTCTGGCGGATGCAGCCCGACGAGTGGCGGGAGTGGGAGGCCACGCTCGGCATCGAGCCGCTGAGCGACGCCTTCACCGCGAAGTGGCTGTTCGACGCGACGCGAAAGTCCCGCGTGGCGATCAAGGTCTGGCTGATGGACCAGAAGCGCGTGGTCGGCGTGGGGAACATCTACGCCAGCGAGGCGCTCTTCCGCGCGAAGGTCGACCCCCGCACGCCGGCCGACGAGCTGACGAAGGCACAGGCGAAGAAGATCCGCGACGGCGTGCGCGACGTACTCACCGAGAGCATCGAGTTCCGCGGCACCACGCTGCTGGACTACCGCGACGCCGAGGGCGAGCCGGGTGAGTTCGTGCGCCGGCTGCGCGTGTACGACCGCGAGGGCGAGCCGTGTGTGGTCTGCGGGCGGCCGATCCAGCGAATCGTCCAGGGCGGACGCAGCACCTTCTTCTGCGCGCGCTGCCAGCGCTGAAATGACCACACATGGTACGCCTGCCGCGGGGTTTTCGGCGTTGCAAAAACGATGATCTGCACTATATTTGCATTCGGAACGCTCCGCACGGCACGTTTCCTCCCTCTCCTGACGCTCCCAAACTGCCCAACCATGAGACAACGCAAGTTCAAGGCGCCACCGCGGAAAACCTTGCGACGCTGGCGCGTGCCCCCGGCGCTCACCCACGGCGACACCGACGCCTTCGAGGGGTTGAGCATTCTCGACGAGATTACTGGCGATCTGGGGCTCGTCCTGTGGCAGTCGGTGCGAGACGCGATGCTGTGGGGACGCGCCGGGAAGACCGAGCGTGAAGCTCTTTTCACGCCGGGAGCGGACCGGGAACGCGTCGCCGAGATCCTGGCGGCGGGCGCGCCGGACGACCTGGAGGAGCCGCTGAAGACCCTGGCGGCCATGCTGGGCGCCGCCGCCTCGTCGCGCGAGGAGATCATCTCGCTGGCGTGCCGGCAGGTTGCGCAGTGGGCCGAGGCGAAGGGCTTCCTCGCGGTGGCGCTGTCGTACGCGCAGGCCGCGGCGGTGGTGAACCCGGCCGACCCGGCCACCGCGTTCGCCGTGGGCCGGCTGGCGCGCCGCCGCGCCCAGCATCCCCGCGCGGAAACCTGGTACCGCCGCACCATCGCGCTGGCGCGGCAGGCGGGCGACTGGCCGACGTATGCGCTGGCGTTCGACGGGCTGGGCAACCTGTATGTACTCCGCGGCAACTTTCCCGCGGCGCGGCGGTTCTTCGTCCGCGCGCTCCGCGCCGCGAACCGGAACTCGCTGCACGACATCGAGGGCCGGGCACTGCACAACATGTTCGGGATCGCCATCGAAACCGACGATGTCAGGGAGGCGAACGAGCTGGCGCGTGCGGCGTTCCAGGCGTACGGAGCGCATCACCCGAAGCTGCGGGACCTGGCGCACGACGTGGCGTACTTCTGGACCACGCAGGGGCACTTCGACCGCGCGCTGACGGTGTTCAAGTCCCTGGTGGGCCACTTCGAGGAACCCGCGATGCGCCTTGCGCTGATGGGCGACCTCGGGCGGGCGGCGGGTGGCGCCGGCGACCGTGAAATCTTCCAGCAGGCCTGGGACGAGGTCGCAGAGCTGGTGCGCGAGAACGCCGGGCAGGACACGACCTACCGGGCATACCTCGACCTGGCGCACGGCGCGCTGAGCCTGGGCGCCTGGGAGCGCGCCGACGATGCCGCGCAGCGCGCGCTCGAGGGCGCCACCCGCCGCGGCGACGGCAAGACGCGGCTGACGGCAGAGGCGCTGATCGAGGCCGCACGGCGCCACCAACGTGCGGAGGTCCAGGCAGCAGAACGCGACGAGTGGCGCGAAACCGCGGATGCCCTGGCCGGCGACTTCGTTCATTCGCTGACGAGCTGAGACGCACCGAGCGCCGCAAGCGCGAGCGCCGGGCGCGGAGCGATCCGCGCCCGGCGCTGCGTTTGTTCAGCTGCCGGAGCCGATCACCTGACCCTTGCCCGCGGTATCGACCGGTGCGGGCGGTGTGCTGGTGGTGGTCGATCCCGACGACCCAGTACCCGACTGGTCGCCGACCGGACCCTGGGGCTGAGCATGCCGTGGCTGGCCGGGCGCGCTTACGCGGGAGGCGTCGCACGCGCCGACGGCGGCCGCCAGCACGGCCGCGGCCAAGGCAAGACGAAGGAGCTTCATCGTTGTGTCCTCGCGTTGAGTGTGTGGGATCAGGGCACCGCCGGAGCGGCGGAACCCGCGCGTGCGCCACTTGTCTATATTTGACCGCACTTAAAACGACTTTGCAATCTCTATATTTGGAGACGCAGATTCAAGCCCGGAATCGTTCACTCCGTGCAGAAAAACATTGGAAGTACGCGTGATATTCCTACCCGTCTGTAGAATGGGAGATCCGGCTCCATGTACATGTATACTCACTTTACGCGTCCATACTTTTGTATACAGGGTGTACGGGGAGGTTTTTCGAACTTCCTTCTTTCGTGGGCCGCGCGGGAGCGCTACTTTCCGCGGAGATTCGGTTTTTCTTCTTTCGCAGCAGCGTTCCGACCGTGGCCTCCAAGTCCCGCCCCCATCCCCTCCGCGACGCCGTGGGCGACGCGCGCAACCGCCCGGGCATCTACCGGATGCTCGACGCGAACGGGGCCGTGCTGTACGTGGGGAAATCGAAGTCGCTGCGAACCCGGCTGCTCTCGTACTTCCGGGCTAAGCGAGGGGAGAAGGGGCACCGCATCCTGAGCGAGGCGGCGGGGCTGGAGTGGGAGTACCAGCCGAGCGAGTTCGCCGCGCTGCTGCGCGAGCTGGAGCTGATCAAGCGCCACCGCCCGCACCTGAACGTGCAGCACAAGCGCGACGGGCGGTGGTCGTTCCTGAAGCTGGCGCCCGGCCCGGCGCCGCGGCTCTTCGTCGTCCATGCCGTCGGCGACGACGCGGCCAGCTACTACGGCCCGTTCCGCGGGGGGAAGCGGGTGGTGGAGGCGGTGCGCGAGCTGAACGACGCGCTGGGGCTTCGCGACTGCCCGGTGAACACGCCGATCCGCTTCGCCGATCAATCGGACCTGTTCTCGTTCGAGCACACGCCGCGCTGCCACCGCCACGAGCTGCGGCTGTGCCTGGGGCCGTGCTGCGGCGGGTGCAGCGAGACGCAGTACCGCTCGCGGGTCGACACCGCGCGCGCGTTCCTGAACGGCGAGGCCGACGAGCCGCTGCGCCGGCTGAACGAGCGGATGCAGGCGGCGGCCGAGCGCTGGCAGTACGAGGTGGCCGCCAGCCTGCGCGACCGGCTGGCGCGGCTGGAGCGGCTGCGCGACGAGTTCCGCGAGCTGCGCGAGGCGCTGGACTCGCTCACCTTCCTCTATCACGTCGCCGGCGCGGAGGGCGACGACCGCGTGTACCTGGTGCGCCGGGGGACGGTGCGCGCGGTGGTGCCCTCGCCGCGGAGCGCGGCCGAGCGGCGGCGGCTGCAGCGGCTGAGCGACGAGCACTTCGGGCGTCCTGAGCCGAAGGGCGCCCTGGTGCAGCGCCACCAGGTGGACGAGATCCTGCTGATCGCCCGCTGGTTCCGGCTGCAGCCCAAGGAGATGGAGCGCACCACCCCGCCCGCGCGCGTGGACGCGCTGGCACTCAGCGCCTAGCAAAATCGCTACGCCGCCGTCACAACATCTTCAATCGGATAGCCCAGGAATCAAAATGGCGACGGCGCGGAACACAGGGGCGTTGCTGAACGATCTCTGGGATGTCAGAGCTGCGCATGCGCTATTCATTCACGATGGTCATTGGTACCACAAATTGAGGAAATTCCCTGGTGCTCTGTTCGATATAAACGGCTACATCAAATTCGAGACGGAGGAGGAATATCTGAGTTGTTCGCACCTGCAAATCCGCAAGCAGATCAGT
This genomic stretch from Longimicrobium sp. harbors:
- the trpS gene encoding tryptophan--tRNA ligase, encoding MKRILTGIQPSGTLHVGNYFGAIRPMVELQEQGEVFLFLADLHALTSTRDAAELRQYIREAAVDLLACGIDPARTLFWRQSDVALHSELMWILSTVTPMGLMERMVAYKEKVQKGIPAGVGLFTYPILQAADILLYDADLVPVGRDQKQHLEATRDIAIKINEAFGEGTLKLPDALISEEVAVVPGLDGQKMSKSYGNTVFLFGDEKTTRKRVMSIVTDSTPLEAPKDPKGSTVVALYRLFASKEDVARMEDEHRAGGVGYGTFKQRLFEAMWEHFAPMRARREELVARPDYVDDILRDGAERAKEIGGTVMARVRKAVGID
- a CDS encoding agmatinase family protein, yielding MSDATPDPLAAFRAAPAPPDPRASTLLRPATGPLAAGETVILGLPYDGGVPTRPGARFGPKAIRDALAAFGAYDGERDVVPTTDLGDLALPTMNGREAHARIEGAAREVFAAGARAIFLGGDHGCTGSVVRGLAAARPDVRLGVINIDAHLDVREYADDASLSSGTPFRRAIESGIVDGARVSMVGIRRFANSRHYLDWAREQGIHLITLDELAAKGAVQSAKAALYAATRDADALYLSIDMDAADAAFAPGVSASGIGGLTAREMIDLVTTIASHPLLIGADVMELSPPYDHDARTAKLAARLVLELLAGRV
- a CDS encoding cystathionine gamma-synthase, with product MLPDHRNDTQNLGFGTRAIHAGQRPDPTTGAIMTPVYQTSTYVQPELGRHLGYEYARTQNPTREALEGNVAALEGGTYGLSFASGLAATDTMIKMFSAGDHIVCGENVYGGTFRLFDRVISRMGLRFTFVDSSSLDEIRAAIRPETKLVHVETPTNPMMRITDIAAAAEIAHAAGAWLSVDNTFATPYNQRPLELGADIVMHSVTKYLNGHSDMVGGILVTRSDEIHEQLRFLQNAAGAIPGPWDCWLALRGTKTLHVRMAAHNANGLRIAQWLEAHPKIERVYYPGLPSHPQHELAARQMQGFTGMITVETGSLENAKKLVDGVRIFALAESLGGVESLIGHPAMMTHASVPVDRRQAMGLSDGIVRLSCGIEDAEDLIADLEQALRG
- the purD gene encoding phosphoribosylamine--glycine ligase, giving the protein MKILIVGNGGREHALLWKLRRDAPDAELFVTRANGGMAGATSLPLAPGEIQALAAWVETNGVDLTVVGPEAPLAEGIVDHFQAHGLCAFGPCKDAAEIESSKAFAKGLMQRHGIPTAAFACFDDLAAAEAYVRAAATKLVVKASGLAAGKGVVVAEDQNQAIEAVREMLAGSAFGTAGRQVVIEERMSGEELSVFALTDGTHVVPMVAAQDHKRIGEGETGPNTGGMGAYAPVSIATPELMARVQTEILEPTVAAMTEEGRPFRGLLYAGLMLTETGPRVVEFNCRFGDPETQAVLPLLRSSLLEPMMEIARGGSIEGLVLDWSDGAAATTVLASEGYPGDYATGAEIDIPADLESSPDVLVFHAGTRRADGRLVTSGGRVLALTGLAPTVAEAAAKSRAAAERIRFDGRYFRRDIGWREIERAEAARA
- the mutM gene encoding bifunctional DNA-formamidopyrimidine glycosylase/DNA-(apurinic or apyrimidinic site) lyase, whose product is MPELPEVETIVRGLADALPGATIRSVEVLKPDLIEGESAASFADALAGRRIESITRRAKNIVMDTAGEYLLVNLGMTGRLFLARPGDPPSTHPGVRFRLKDGRELTYHDVRRFGRLWRMQPDEWREWEATLGIEPLSDAFTAKWLFDATRKSRVAIKVWLMDQKRVVGVGNIYASEALFRAKVDPRTPADELTKAQAKKIRDGVRDVLTESIEFRGTTLLDYRDAEGEPGEFVRRLRVYDREGEPCVVCGRPIQRIVQGGRSTFFCARCQR
- a CDS encoding tetratricopeptide repeat protein, whose product is MRRWRVPPALTHGDTDAFEGLSILDEITGDLGLVLWQSVRDAMLWGRAGKTEREALFTPGADRERVAEILAAGAPDDLEEPLKTLAAMLGAAASSREEIISLACRQVAQWAEAKGFLAVALSYAQAAAVVNPADPATAFAVGRLARRRAQHPRAETWYRRTIALARQAGDWPTYALAFDGLGNLYVLRGNFPAARRFFVRALRAANRNSLHDIEGRALHNMFGIAIETDDVREANELARAAFQAYGAHHPKLRDLAHDVAYFWTTQGHFDRALTVFKSLVGHFEEPAMRLALMGDLGRAAGGAGDREIFQQAWDEVAELVRENAGQDTTYRAYLDLAHGALSLGAWERADDAAQRALEGATRRGDGKTRLTAEALIEAARRHQRAEVQAAERDEWRETADALAGDFVHSLTS
- a CDS encoding GIY-YIG nuclease family protein; translation: MASKSRPHPLRDAVGDARNRPGIYRMLDANGAVLYVGKSKSLRTRLLSYFRAKRGEKGHRILSEAAGLEWEYQPSEFAALLRELELIKRHRPHLNVQHKRDGRWSFLKLAPGPAPRLFVVHAVGDDAASYYGPFRGGKRVVEAVRELNDALGLRDCPVNTPIRFADQSDLFSFEHTPRCHRHELRLCLGPCCGGCSETQYRSRVDTARAFLNGEADEPLRRLNERMQAAAERWQYEVAASLRDRLARLERLRDEFRELREALDSLTFLYHVAGAEGDDRVYLVRRGTVRAVVPSPRSAAERRRLQRLSDEHFGRPEPKGALVQRHQVDEILLIARWFRLQPKEMERTTPPARVDALALSA